A region from the Phycisphaeraceae bacterium genome encodes:
- the gyrB gene encoding DNA topoisomerase (ATP-hydrolyzing) subunit B translates to MEDTSAAVTPTASSTPRTQQAGYNEESIKVLEGLEAVRKRPGMYIGDTTQRGLHHLVYEIVDNSIDEHMAGRCSVIGVKINADGSLSVTDDGSGIPVRPYKHENPQLNGRPTVEIVLTVLHAGGKFDHDAYKVSGGLHGVGASVVNALSEWLDVEVSRDGKIHAISFERGKVVEPLHVIGAAVKSGTKLTFKPDPLVFPDTEFRFDTLAGRLRELAYLNPGLTITLEDERIAKSHTYVFPEGILAFVGALNEGKSVIIEPIYFKVESNASKGDPAFGLVCDVAIQYNDSYNETLLAFANNINTLEGGTHLSGFKTALTRTLNNYARANNIIKDDVAPTGEDVREGLAAIVSVKVPDPQFEGQTKTKLGNSEVESFVNSIVGDKLGAWLEEHPTEAKKICMKGVMAAHAREAARKARELTRRKGALDGGGLPGKLYDCTSKDVEASEIYLVEGDSAGGSAKGGRDHRYQAILPLKGKILNVEKARLDKILGFEEIRTIIQALNCGIGEGDFDLTKLRYGKIIIMTDADVDGSHIRTLLLTFFFRQMPELIRQHRVYIAQPPLYQVVRQKKSEYVLNEKRMREVAGGLGLEGATLIVFDDEHKETVRLTGFELKSVLDLLEQLGEMVAIVQRRGIVFTDLLSLRSRDPEGKNHLPRVRLQIAGGNNGATGEHYFWSDAQEDQFRQQHKLYHVASDAASPQPDQNDRPATAIRQELHEVKELERIFARLGEYGLSIDDYALVQEQSAAGEKMPTRFELSVKDTKGHVQVTQVPNLARIAPTILDLGKQGVEIKRFKGLGEMDAEQLWDTTMNPANRVLMRVTWDAASQAEQLFSILMGEEVEPRRKYIESHALEVKNLDV, encoded by the coding sequence ATGGAAGATACTTCTGCCGCCGTCACTCCAACCGCCAGCAGCACCCCCAGAACACAACAGGCTGGCTACAACGAAGAAAGCATTAAGGTTCTCGAAGGTCTCGAAGCCGTGCGCAAACGGCCGGGGATGTACATTGGTGACACGACTCAACGAGGACTGCACCATCTGGTTTATGAGATCGTTGACAACTCGATTGATGAACATATGGCAGGGCGGTGCAGTGTAATCGGAGTCAAGATTAATGCCGACGGGTCGCTCAGCGTTACTGACGACGGATCAGGTATTCCAGTACGGCCATATAAACATGAAAATCCGCAGCTCAATGGCCGGCCTACAGTGGAAATCGTCCTCACCGTCCTACATGCCGGCGGTAAGTTTGACCACGATGCTTACAAAGTCTCCGGTGGGCTACACGGCGTAGGAGCCAGCGTTGTTAACGCGCTTTCCGAATGGCTCGATGTCGAGGTTTCTCGTGATGGGAAAATCCATGCGATTTCTTTTGAACGAGGCAAGGTTGTAGAGCCACTCCACGTCATCGGAGCAGCAGTCAAGAGTGGTACAAAGCTTACTTTCAAGCCGGATCCACTTGTGTTTCCCGACACGGAGTTCCGCTTTGATACACTCGCGGGGCGTTTACGTGAGTTGGCTTATCTAAACCCCGGCCTCACAATCACACTTGAAGATGAACGTATCGCCAAATCGCACACCTACGTGTTCCCAGAGGGCATTCTCGCGTTCGTCGGAGCACTCAATGAAGGCAAAAGTGTCATCATCGAGCCGATTTACTTCAAGGTCGAATCCAATGCTTCAAAAGGCGATCCCGCGTTCGGCCTCGTCTGTGATGTGGCTATTCAATACAACGACTCATACAACGAGACGCTGCTCGCCTTCGCAAACAACATCAATACTCTTGAAGGCGGAACACATTTATCAGGTTTCAAAACCGCACTGACTCGCACCCTCAATAATTATGCGCGTGCCAACAACATCATTAAGGATGATGTTGCGCCCACAGGCGAAGACGTACGCGAAGGGCTTGCTGCGATTGTCTCGGTCAAAGTCCCTGATCCTCAGTTTGAAGGTCAAACGAAAACGAAGCTGGGTAACAGCGAAGTCGAATCATTCGTCAATTCCATTGTCGGGGACAAACTTGGAGCATGGCTCGAAGAGCATCCGACTGAGGCAAAAAAAATCTGTATGAAGGGTGTGATGGCAGCTCATGCACGTGAGGCTGCTCGTAAAGCCAGAGAGCTGACTCGACGTAAGGGGGCCCTCGACGGCGGGGGGTTGCCGGGCAAGCTTTACGACTGCACCAGTAAAGACGTGGAAGCTTCGGAAATCTATCTCGTCGAAGGTGATTCTGCAGGCGGATCAGCCAAAGGTGGACGCGACCATCGCTATCAGGCCATCCTTCCACTGAAGGGAAAAATCCTGAACGTGGAAAAGGCGCGACTAGACAAAATTCTTGGATTTGAGGAAATCCGCACAATCATCCAGGCACTCAACTGCGGTATCGGTGAGGGAGATTTTGACCTGACAAAGCTGCGCTACGGCAAGATCATCATCATGACCGACGCCGACGTCGATGGATCACACATTCGCACCCTGTTGCTTACCTTTTTCTTCCGTCAGATGCCGGAATTAATCCGACAGCACCGTGTGTATATCGCTCAACCACCTCTATATCAGGTGGTGCGCCAGAAAAAGTCAGAGTACGTACTCAACGAAAAGCGAATGCGTGAGGTTGCCGGGGGGCTTGGTCTCGAAGGCGCGACGCTCATTGTTTTCGACGATGAACACAAAGAAACCGTACGACTTACCGGTTTCGAACTGAAGTCTGTCCTCGATTTACTTGAACAGCTTGGCGAAATGGTTGCAATCGTGCAGCGGCGCGGCATTGTCTTCACCGATCTACTTTCATTACGAAGTCGTGATCCTGAAGGGAAAAACCATCTGCCGCGAGTTCGCCTCCAGATCGCGGGAGGAAATAACGGAGCTACAGGTGAACACTATTTTTGGTCCGATGCCCAGGAGGACCAGTTCAGGCAGCAGCACAAGCTGTATCACGTTGCCTCTGATGCGGCATCACCCCAACCGGACCAGAACGATAGACCTGCGACTGCAATTCGTCAGGAACTTCATGAGGTCAAAGAGCTTGAAAGAATCTTTGCACGCCTCGGAGAATACGGCCTTTCCATTGATGATTACGCGCTGGTTCAGGAACAATCCGCCGCGGGAGAGAAGATGCCAACCCGGTTTGAACTGTCAGTCAAGGATACCAAGGGGCACGTGCAAGTAACACAAGTACCCAATCTCGCTCGTATTGCCCCGACGATCCTTGATTTGGGTAAGCAAGGTGTTGAGATCAAAAGATTCAAGGGACTGGGCGAGATGGATGCTGAGCAGCTATGGGATACAACAATGAATCCCGCAAATCGAGTTTTAATGCGAGTGACTTGGGATGCTGCCAGTCAGGCCGAACAGCTCTTTTCAATCCTGATGGGAGAAGAAGTCGAGCCGCGGCGTAAATACATTGAGAGCCATGCGCTTGAAGTTAAAAATCTCGACGTATAG
- the infB gene encoding translation initiation factor IF-2 has protein sequence MAKQKKVHDIAKELGVDSKAIIAKCVAEGISDLKTHNSTVKFGLEQTILQWFRSVGATAGTDETATATATATAVEEAEKIDPAKAKSPRARKKASTKVSVEEDAKPSVVATTVTPKLARPTPSRKVEPTPSPEPVESEVKEAAPPPAAPPKPPAPEAKPSPAVVVPPPPPAAPAAPRPDIRPAGQPNVPTRPQFVRPVGIANKPTQAVLKGPKLIRVEKPENLEPPRPRRAPGSGGPISPAARSNIGGEDTGISRSRGPARGRGAGAGPSSAGGDEGKAPAKRRSLSTRRGRSAEALPVGPTKFTEQDLAELDSRLNHASGFLKQRRRDLKKHQATTGTTTPSPSTTGGPVQIAEPITIKSLSSVIGVKATDIIKYLFTKKGIMATLNSAIGAEAAMEVALEYDIDLVVQEQQTAEQVVVKQFEDRVPIDVRPRPPVVTVLGHVDHGKTSLLDRIRKADVAAHEAGGITQHVGAYRVTIDGSDGKKKTVVFLDTPGHQAFTSMRARGAKMTDLVVLVVAADDGVMPQTIESINHAKAAEVPIIVVLNKIDKTEATEANIRKIFGQLAEHGLNPTEWGGNTEVLRVSATQGTGINDLLEVLDYQAALLELQADYGGTARGTVIEAQMQPGRGPVARVLVEQGRMSLGNFIVIGRAFGRVRDMTDEYGKAIIDAGPATPLELSGIDMIPDAGDKFYVTNTLGEAEEIATHCREAERNKQLASQTKVTLDNFASQMTQGSTKELRVVLKADVQGSIDVLKKSVNEIGNQEVAVKVIHAAVGGITESDVLLADASDAVIIGFHVVAPPAVREIAEARGVDIRLYRIIYELTDELKKALEGLLEPEKREEEVGAAEVREVFRISKVGTVAGCLVTEGTIQRNSKIRVIRDGIVVTEDRNIDSLRRIKDDLREVRAGLECGIKLQGFDDIKPGDRLACYNTKTFARKLE, from the coding sequence ACTGCAACAGCTACAGCTACAGCTACTGCAGTCGAGGAAGCAGAGAAAATTGACCCTGCAAAAGCGAAGTCTCCGCGAGCTAGGAAAAAGGCATCAACTAAAGTTTCAGTCGAGGAAGACGCCAAGCCTTCCGTCGTAGCGACTACTGTTACACCCAAACTCGCACGTCCCACGCCATCACGGAAAGTTGAACCCACACCTTCGCCTGAACCCGTTGAATCTGAGGTAAAAGAAGCTGCCCCGCCGCCTGCCGCACCTCCCAAGCCACCTGCTCCCGAAGCGAAGCCCTCGCCTGCTGTCGTAGTACCGCCTCCTCCGCCCGCAGCACCTGCTGCGCCACGCCCGGATATTCGTCCTGCAGGCCAGCCGAATGTTCCTACACGCCCTCAATTTGTTCGTCCTGTCGGCATTGCCAATAAACCAACACAAGCAGTGCTTAAAGGGCCGAAGCTGATCCGTGTTGAGAAACCCGAAAACCTTGAACCTCCACGCCCCCGCCGTGCGCCGGGATCAGGCGGTCCGATCTCGCCTGCGGCTCGCTCAAACATCGGAGGCGAAGATACCGGGATTTCACGGTCTCGCGGTCCTGCCCGCGGTCGTGGTGCAGGTGCCGGCCCATCATCGGCTGGCGGTGACGAAGGCAAAGCACCAGCTAAACGCCGTTCGCTAAGCACGAGACGCGGTCGATCGGCAGAGGCTTTACCTGTTGGACCAACCAAGTTTACGGAACAGGATTTGGCGGAGCTCGATAGCCGCCTCAATCATGCATCAGGTTTTCTTAAGCAGCGACGTCGTGATCTTAAGAAGCATCAGGCCACCACTGGAACAACTACGCCATCTCCCAGTACCACTGGCGGGCCGGTTCAGATTGCTGAACCTATCACCATCAAGTCGCTCTCCAGCGTGATCGGTGTTAAGGCCACTGACATCATCAAGTACCTTTTTACAAAAAAGGGAATCATGGCGACGCTTAATTCAGCAATAGGTGCTGAGGCTGCCATGGAAGTCGCACTCGAATACGACATTGATCTCGTGGTGCAGGAGCAGCAGACTGCTGAACAGGTAGTCGTCAAGCAATTTGAAGACCGGGTACCTATCGATGTTCGTCCGCGTCCTCCAGTGGTGACCGTGCTCGGTCATGTTGACCATGGAAAAACAAGTTTGTTGGATCGCATCCGCAAGGCTGACGTTGCCGCTCACGAAGCGGGTGGAATTACGCAGCACGTCGGTGCCTACCGTGTGACCATTGATGGTTCCGACGGGAAAAAGAAGACGGTAGTATTTCTGGATACTCCAGGCCACCAGGCATTTACGAGCATGCGCGCTCGCGGAGCCAAGATGACGGATCTGGTGGTTTTGGTAGTCGCTGCTGATGATGGAGTGATGCCACAAACGATTGAATCGATCAACCACGCCAAGGCAGCAGAGGTCCCGATCATCGTTGTGCTGAACAAAATCGACAAGACCGAAGCCACAGAAGCCAACATTCGCAAAATATTCGGGCAGTTGGCGGAACATGGACTGAACCCAACCGAGTGGGGTGGCAATACTGAAGTGCTGCGTGTCAGTGCGACACAGGGAACCGGCATCAATGATTTGCTAGAAGTTCTGGACTATCAGGCCGCACTGCTCGAACTGCAAGCGGACTACGGCGGGACGGCACGTGGCACAGTGATCGAAGCGCAGATGCAGCCAGGTCGCGGTCCTGTAGCCCGCGTCCTGGTTGAGCAGGGGCGAATGAGCCTTGGTAATTTCATCGTGATTGGTCGCGCCTTTGGCCGTGTACGCGACATGACTGATGAATACGGCAAAGCAATTATTGATGCAGGTCCTGCGACACCTCTGGAGCTTTCAGGCATCGACATGATTCCAGATGCTGGTGACAAGTTCTATGTCACCAACACACTGGGTGAAGCAGAAGAAATCGCTACGCATTGCCGTGAGGCAGAGCGGAATAAACAGCTCGCCAGCCAGACTAAGGTCACGCTTGATAATTTTGCGTCTCAGATGACGCAAGGCAGTACCAAGGAACTGCGAGTCGTGCTCAAAGCTGACGTGCAGGGGTCGATTGACGTTCTCAAAAAGAGCGTCAATGAAATCGGTAATCAGGAAGTGGCTGTAAAAGTTATTCATGCTGCGGTCGGAGGTATCACGGAAAGCGACGTTCTTCTGGCAGATGCGTCAGATGCAGTCATTATTGGATTCCATGTCGTCGCTCCGCCCGCGGTGCGGGAGATTGCGGAAGCCCGTGGCGTGGATATCCGGCTCTATCGAATTATCTATGAGCTGACAGACGAATTGAAGAAGGCCCTCGAAGGATTGCTGGAACCGGAGAAGCGAGAGGAAGAAGTTGGTGCTGCTGAGGTACGAGAAGTCTTCCGCATCAGTAAGGTCGGCACGGTGGCTGGCTGCCTGGTCACCGAAGGCACGATTCAGCGTAATTCGAAAATACGCGTCATCCGAGACGGCATTGTTGTTACGGAAGATCGAAATATCGACAGCTTACGCCGCATCAAAGATGACTTACGCGAAGTCAGGGCTGGCTTGGAATGTGGCATCAAGCTTCAGGGATTCGATGACATTAAACCCGGTGATCGACTCGCCTGCTACAACACTAAGACTTTCGCACGGAAACTCGAATAG
- a CDS encoding tetratricopeptide repeat protein, producing the protein MTKARMSLDAIIASLPSPEYLFATTQPATQPAASQSEPPLAAQLKYVEAREAWLDRRAFDAIRELQAADVLAPNRPEILSLLGQIYSYSGNKVRGGYYLEQAVKLDPYDAESLYLLGRYALEQGKEGEAIVDFSAAMKVAGKVDDVDQALWPMIAFSLGGALDSAGYDLAAAEQYRFSLDHSNLAGRSSRLGREVSFLTRQRASTFQSLGDTLNRLGKIREAMEAYTDSLAAIEDKPESEIIARLTYTQLRAGWRDAAQDTVISYVNQSNAAPASIELVRYIVTNGVDANPLASKLESIYKKDGQPQQLALAIASILGTPNGLAFLESHLDAKPGDRAVFEQLVKETLALPASDPLGPTRAVRLTSRAITSQPNLAREYSDSMIQAAPRSLHLPGVIDATNVDTKYQSACSYLKARSLAAAGQADEAATAYEVASRGDGAIPAAKVEFARLLALRGDITRANEILDSMGDRQDSDTVALRVALLADAGKHAEALALVESLITKSPTNVALVIQKAALQQATNDISGAERTLLDALDSNSQSESIYEALFALYNSPQAPPDATKQFQRLMLRLTRALPNSRLARLMNAEILAARGDTSQAEEMFRSLLKDNPRDAEALASLADLLVRGQRRDEANKLIDEAVLTNPKDRGILMVARGHYLQRVPDRQKAYELEEKLIALNPASPSRAAAMANLYARTNRTQEAIALLNEAMRTYPEKVNDLKVELSTVYDRMGDHLKSEVLLQEVLRDQPDHDRAMNGLGYSWANRGEHLDEARIMIEKAVEKDRDNAAYLDSLGWVYYKLGRFADAVQQLERARNAPGGDYPVILEHLADAYYRIGRSKEAITTWARAQIKLAQEDAENDRELIGLGERIRLKIEAAQSGKPVPLSDVPGGSSASRPAEPNPTTSPAPAP; encoded by the coding sequence TTGACTAAGGCTCGAATGTCGCTCGATGCGATTATCGCTTCGTTGCCGAGCCCTGAGTACCTTTTCGCGACGACACAGCCAGCTACGCAGCCTGCTGCCTCTCAGAGCGAACCACCCCTCGCAGCTCAACTTAAATACGTTGAAGCCCGTGAGGCATGGCTGGACCGCCGCGCATTTGATGCTATTCGTGAGCTTCAGGCCGCCGACGTACTCGCACCAAATCGACCTGAAATATTGAGCCTGCTTGGGCAGATCTATAGCTACTCTGGTAACAAAGTTCGTGGCGGGTATTACCTTGAACAAGCAGTCAAACTCGACCCCTACGATGCAGAGAGTCTCTACTTGCTCGGCCGCTACGCTCTGGAGCAAGGCAAAGAGGGAGAAGCGATTGTGGATTTTTCCGCAGCTATGAAAGTCGCTGGCAAGGTTGACGATGTTGATCAAGCTCTCTGGCCAATGATCGCTTTTTCGCTAGGTGGTGCTTTAGATAGTGCGGGCTATGACCTCGCAGCTGCAGAGCAATACCGTTTTTCCTTGGATCATTCAAATCTTGCCGGCCGTAGTTCGCGTTTGGGGCGTGAGGTTTCCTTCCTGACACGACAAAGGGCGTCCACTTTTCAATCTCTAGGAGATACCTTAAATCGCTTGGGGAAAATCCGTGAGGCAATGGAGGCCTATACAGACAGCCTAGCTGCTATTGAAGATAAACCTGAGTCGGAGATCATCGCACGTCTGACGTATACACAACTCCGCGCGGGTTGGCGAGATGCCGCTCAGGACACGGTAATCTCCTACGTCAACCAGAGTAATGCTGCTCCAGCGTCGATCGAGCTTGTGCGATATATCGTCACCAACGGTGTTGATGCTAATCCTCTTGCATCGAAGCTGGAGTCTATTTACAAAAAAGATGGCCAGCCACAACAACTCGCGTTAGCTATTGCGAGTATTCTTGGAACGCCTAATGGTTTAGCGTTCCTCGAATCGCACCTGGATGCCAAGCCTGGCGATCGTGCTGTCTTTGAACAGCTTGTCAAAGAAACACTGGCGCTTCCCGCGAGTGATCCTCTTGGACCGACTCGTGCAGTGAGGCTGACATCCCGAGCCATCACCAGCCAGCCTAACCTGGCGCGAGAATATTCCGACTCGATGATTCAAGCCGCACCACGGAGCCTTCACCTACCAGGTGTAATAGATGCGACCAATGTAGATACGAAATACCAGTCAGCGTGCAGCTATCTGAAAGCACGATCCCTGGCAGCAGCAGGCCAGGCGGACGAAGCTGCCACAGCCTATGAGGTTGCGAGTCGAGGTGACGGAGCAATTCCTGCTGCGAAAGTGGAATTCGCAAGATTGTTGGCATTACGAGGCGATATAACCCGTGCCAACGAAATTCTCGACTCGATGGGGGATCGTCAAGATTCGGATACGGTTGCTCTTCGCGTAGCCCTGCTTGCAGATGCAGGTAAACACGCAGAGGCTCTGGCTCTGGTGGAGAGCTTAATTACCAAATCTCCGACCAATGTAGCTCTTGTTATACAAAAGGCAGCACTTCAGCAGGCAACCAATGATATTTCCGGGGCAGAGCGCACTCTGCTGGATGCTCTCGACAGTAATTCACAGTCTGAGTCAATTTATGAGGCTCTCTTTGCTCTCTATAACTCCCCGCAGGCTCCGCCTGATGCGACCAAACAATTTCAAAGACTAATGCTGCGGCTCACACGAGCCTTGCCCAACAGTCGTCTGGCTCGTCTGATGAACGCAGAGATACTTGCTGCCCGTGGCGATACATCGCAGGCAGAGGAGATGTTCCGTTCGCTCCTGAAGGATAATCCCCGTGATGCAGAAGCTCTGGCATCGCTGGCGGACCTGCTTGTAAGGGGACAACGACGCGATGAAGCCAACAAGCTGATCGACGAGGCCGTCCTTACCAATCCAAAGGACAGGGGCATTCTTATGGTGGCTCGCGGCCACTATCTTCAACGGGTTCCTGATCGGCAAAAAGCCTATGAACTAGAGGAAAAGCTGATAGCACTTAATCCAGCCAGTCCCTCGCGTGCGGCTGCGATGGCCAACCTCTATGCACGCACAAACCGTACTCAGGAAGCAATTGCCCTTCTAAATGAGGCGATGAGAACCTACCCGGAAAAGGTAAATGATCTTAAGGTAGAGCTCTCGACAGTCTATGATCGCATGGGCGATCATTTAAAATCCGAAGTATTGCTTCAAGAAGTACTGCGAGATCAGCCAGATCACGATCGCGCAATGAATGGGCTTGGATACTCATGGGCTAATCGAGGAGAACATCTCGATGAAGCCCGTATCATGATCGAAAAAGCAGTTGAGAAAGATCGTGACAATGCGGCTTATCTCGACTCGCTCGGATGGGTCTATTACAAACTGGGGCGTTTTGCCGATGCAGTGCAGCAACTGGAACGTGCTCGTAATGCTCCAGGCGGAGACTACCCGGTTATTCTCGAACACCTAGCCGATGCCTATTACCGGATAGGACGTTCAAAGGAAGCAATCACAACTTGGGCTAGAGCTCAGATCAAACTTGCGCAGGAAGATGCAGAAAATGATCGTGAGTTAATAGGGTTGGGTGAACGTATCCGATTGAAAATTGAAGCTGCGCAATCGGGCAAACCGGTGCCCTTATCCGATGTACCGGGAGGCTCATCAGCGAGCCGTCCAGCGGAGCCAAATCCCACTACCTCCCCGGCTCCGGCACCGTAA
- a CDS encoding DUF503 domain-containing protein — translation MGILQVELMIDDATSLKDKRRVVRSVKDKLHHDHQVSVAEVDALDDHNVAILGITMASNDVKHCQSVLDGIVNQLRRHQECILTDHAQEILTGQKPNR, via the coding sequence GTGGGTATTCTTCAGGTTGAGTTGATGATCGACGACGCAACGTCACTTAAAGATAAACGTCGTGTTGTTCGTAGTGTTAAGGATAAGTTGCATCATGATCACCAGGTTTCAGTTGCGGAAGTGGACGCTCTCGACGATCACAATGTGGCAATTCTCGGTATCACAATGGCATCCAACGATGTGAAGCATTGCCAGAGTGTGCTGGATGGAATTGTCAATCAGCTCCGCCGCCACCAGGAATGTATTTTGACGGACCATGCACAGGAGATTTTGACAGGTCAAAAGCCAAACCGTTGA
- a CDS encoding dual specificity protein phosphatase family protein: MELLAHSFQRLHVAGVLLLVFTTFVGCGSSRAVDSRLSDEGGAAWAVPIHREGIPNFYKVDDNLYRGGQPTEEGFRQLEQMGVKTIINVRSVKSDEDLIKGTNLRYIEIPSSSYTMDEQELVQFIKAVNDPHHGPYFIHCHYGADRTGAMVAAYRIVYHRWLNQDALNEMREGGFHFNELCVRLPPLIRRIDREELCRLAGITQPATPLRSTPKSTTSGLPAVRNPR; this comes from the coding sequence ATGGAACTACTTGCGCATTCATTTCAGCGGCTCCACGTCGCCGGCGTACTGTTGCTTGTATTTACGACTTTCGTTGGATGTGGATCATCGCGAGCGGTGGATTCTCGGCTCAGCGATGAAGGCGGAGCCGCGTGGGCTGTACCGATTCATCGTGAAGGGATACCTAACTTTTACAAGGTGGATGACAATCTCTATCGCGGCGGCCAGCCTACTGAGGAGGGATTTCGACAGCTCGAACAAATGGGGGTAAAGACCATCATCAACGTGCGATCCGTCAAAAGCGATGAGGATCTCATCAAAGGCACAAACCTTCGATACATCGAGATTCCTTCGTCGTCATACACCATGGATGAACAGGAGCTTGTTCAATTCATAAAAGCGGTGAATGATCCGCATCATGGGCCTTATTTCATTCACTGCCATTATGGAGCAGACCGTACAGGAGCAATGGTTGCTGCCTATCGAATTGTTTATCACCGATGGTTGAATCAGGATGCCCTTAATGAAATGCGGGAGGGGGGCTTTCATTTCAATGAATTATGTGTTCGCTTGCCGCCGTTGATACGACGGATTGATCGTGAGGAACTATGCAGGCTAGCGGGTATCACTCAACCTGCGACCCCTCTTCGCTCAACCCCGAAAAGTACCACAAGCGGATTGCCTGCAGTGCGTAATCCACGGTAA
- a CDS encoding ATP phosphoribosyltransferase, protein MTQSISKSLLRIGLPKGSLQDSTIDLFQRAGYHIHIPERSYFPTIDDPDLQAIMFRSQEMSRYVEDGVIDVGITGHDWVVETGSDVHEVCELTYSKSTSKPVRWVLCVPEESPVQKPEQLQDGIIATELVQTTQKYFRDRNIRIKRVEFSWGATEVKARLVNAIVDSTETGSSIRANKLRIIDTLVTSTTRLIANHQAWKDSTKRNKIEDLALLLKGAIAAREKVGLKMNVPRDRLADILKLLPAEKSPTVNELADPGWVALEVIVEEHVERELVPRLSRTGATGIISYGLKKVIP, encoded by the coding sequence ATGACTCAGAGCATTAGTAAATCTCTCCTCCGAATAGGGTTGCCGAAAGGTAGTCTTCAGGATTCAACGATCGATCTTTTCCAGCGAGCAGGCTATCACATCCACATTCCAGAACGATCCTATTTCCCCACGATCGATGACCCCGATCTTCAGGCCATTATGTTTCGTTCACAGGAAATGAGTCGGTACGTTGAGGATGGGGTGATCGACGTCGGCATAACAGGCCACGATTGGGTTGTCGAAACAGGTTCTGATGTGCACGAGGTCTGCGAATTGACCTATTCCAAAAGCACGAGCAAACCGGTGCGATGGGTTCTCTGTGTACCTGAAGAATCACCTGTGCAGAAACCTGAACAACTCCAGGATGGAATCATCGCCACGGAACTGGTCCAGACCACCCAGAAATACTTCAGAGATCGCAATATCCGTATCAAACGAGTCGAATTTTCATGGGGGGCAACCGAAGTAAAAGCCCGACTGGTTAACGCAATCGTTGACTCTACCGAAACAGGATCGAGTATCCGAGCCAATAAGCTGCGGATTATCGACACACTGGTGACCAGCACCACGCGATTAATTGCGAATCATCAGGCATGGAAGGACTCCACCAAGCGGAATAAGATTGAAGACTTGGCGTTGCTTTTAAAGGGAGCAATCGCGGCGAGGGAGAAGGTGGGCTTAAAAATGAATGTTCCTCGCGACAGATTGGCTGATATTTTGAAATTACTGCCTGCGGAAAAATCACCCACCGTCAACGAGTTGGCCGATCCGGGTTGGGTTGCTCTGGAGGTAATTGTTGAGGAACACGTAGAACGCGAGCTTGTCCCACGGCTTAGCCGTACCGGTGCGACCGGCATCATCAGCTATGGGTTGAAGAAGGTTATCCCCTAA
- the rbfA gene encoding 30S ribosome-binding factor RbfA: MSFRKQQVESTLKRAVSQVLTQRLSDPRVTGMVSVTHVDVSPDFHNAIVYITVMPDTVQQTTLHGIRHAVGHIYKLVRDQVALKTLPNLEFRLDTAFKKEAAVLSAIRRGMEQEEIRSKPMESTSKSLKPSPPQDPSIEETP, from the coding sequence ATGAGTTTCCGCAAACAACAAGTTGAGTCCACGCTGAAGCGTGCTGTTAGCCAGGTTCTCACGCAGAGGCTATCCGACCCGCGAGTGACCGGTATGGTCAGCGTAACCCATGTGGATGTGAGCCCGGACTTTCACAACGCGATTGTTTATATCACGGTGATGCCTGACACCGTACAACAGACAACCCTGCATGGAATCCGTCATGCGGTTGGCCACATCTATAAGTTGGTGCGCGATCAAGTGGCTCTCAAAACATTACCCAACCTTGAGTTTCGCCTCGATACCGCGTTTAAAAAAGAAGCCGCGGTTTTGAGTGCCATTCGGCGCGGCATGGAGCAGGAAGAGATACGTTCCAAGCCGATGGAATCAACGTCGAAATCTCTCAAACCGTCTCCACCCCAGGATCCCTCAATTGAGGAAACCCCGTGA